ATCCTAAGTTTTAAGTTGGTTGAACACAATAATGTATGATGCCACGTCATTGTGTTATCTAATTTGcgataaataaattattgacgTGATTTTCAATGGCTTAAAAACAGTAGGTTTACCATGGTCTCAGTGCACAATGACTTGAATTCCGACACTCCCTCTCAAATTTTCTCTTGCCCGTTATTCCTATGATTCTCATATTCTGTCCGTCTTTCTCCTCATTCATTATCCAATAGGAATTAATCACAGATCAACTACATATGAAATTGCTTGTATAGACAGAATTTTGCAGTCGGTGGTGTTCTAATTAGATTTTTATCGTGAGTACACAGTTGGGAAGAGGATACGTTAGACACTGCCCCATATGAACACATGAAATCTTGTCAATGAGTTCTTAAGAGTCGTGGTGAAGTACTCTACATGGAAAAGGTtttgatttataaatatttaatacaactattacaaaaaatatttgtcGGATTGCTTAATACGTGTCACACGGACGACGCGTCTAAATCAAacattcaatcattcaatcaataaTTTCAAGGTTTTAAAGCAAAATGATTCGAGTAGGACAAAAGTAACCAACGAATTTTCCGATCATGGAATCCACTTTCGGCcagtcattttttatattatactTGCCCCCCTCCGATCGAGACCAATCCCAAGCAACGTATTTCACGACAAAAGTGAAACATAGAGAACTACCTTTCATTAGCCTGTGAGGACCCAGTTAGCCCCACCCTGCACCCGAACATAAATAATATGCTCCGTATGTAGATGAGCCTAGTAGATATCCCACGTTGATTTATGTGGGCTTGACATAAGATCGACATAATCTAACGGCAGAAATTCATTGGGTTTTTGTGCTCCGGTTCATGCAAGTGAGGCCAGGTTCCGCACTACAACCTCTGGGCCAGGCGGCTGCACGATATCACGGGAAGACATGGTGACAAGGCACCAAGACTTACAAGTCTTGAAGCCTTTCGAAGAACACGACAAAATATGAGactaaaagtaaagaaaagagaggcagtggagaaattttatatatttctatGTACATTGAAGAAGAATACGTAAGcttatttatagattttattgGATGATTATGTGACGTCCTAGGTACATCACATGCTACACGCGTCCTTTCCATTTATACTCATAATCATAATTACGCATGTGGAAATACCACAAAATACATCACAACATACCATATGAGAAAGTCGCACTAGTTTAATATatatgctttttcttcttcatacaAATACTAGTACTTATTATCACAACATATAGTCCCGAGACTTGTAGGTTATGGGCACATTGGTACTACTACTCCTATACTAATCCACAGGCAGGTCACCACCCAACTTGGGGGTTAATGGTCTCAGGCATCATCTCATCCCTTTCTTCGTCATATCCCAGAGGGAACATCCTACacactaaaaaataaatgatgaattgaaGCTCGATAAGTGAAATCCCTACGTATAAGGTAGGAGATCATCTTAGCACTTAACCTAGTACCAATCAAATAACATGAGTTCAAGACAATAATTATGTGTGGACaagttcttcttctttactAACACGGTATGCCAATAAAACCATTAACCATATTGCAAGTTCATCCACTCATAAGCAAGCATAAAATATGACCTAACATTTCATGATGTACTAGTATTACCTATTGGTTTAGTACCATCATTTATGAGAGTATGCTTAGGCAAGTCCATACTTGTCATGCATTTCACCACGCACATAAGTGAATTCATACATGTCGTGCGTTTCTCCACCACTATGCATATCTTCCAGACTTGTCACAACTCTCACCACCATTCATAAGTGAGTTTGAATTCATACATATATGAGTTCATAGCGACCAACAGGGAGACTTGGTGACAGTGACACGGCTCGCAATGCTCTCTCGACGCATGAAGACTTCAAGTCGTCTCAAACTCTTCCAGAGAACAGGACAACATGCCAGAGAAAAAGCATACAGAAGAGACGAGATGTTGTGGGGTTCTCTCTGTTATCCATCCGGAGGATGACGAAATGAAACTAACGCGAATTGAGGACGTCACACGGGAGATTCCACAGCGACGAAACGTGTATCACCCGAGACGGTCGTCTTTCGATTCATTGTCTATAGCCATGGACGAGCAATAGGAGTACAGTAGGGGTCCACCCAAAGCGTTTCTCATTCTCGTTGCATGCGAATTCGAAAAAGCAAGGAAACGCCACattaaaaggagaaaatgaCAAACGCCGCATGTGCTTCGAGCTGATTTGACCTCTCCACCTATTTTCTTCTATATGAGGTCATCAGGTTCACTGTCCATGATAATAGAAATAGACCAGCCAATTGGCCCATACCGTTGCTTGATGAGCGGTATAcagtcttcttttttctttcgaaatGAAACGTTGACAACATAACATAGATTTAAAAAGGTTACTTTCTTCTCAGATTAGAATCACTTGAACGTAATAGCAATGGGACCATTATTATATGCACTCGATATATTAAGACCTAGTGAATACGATTCGTTAgatcatataaatttcatgcaaaatccatGTACTTGACCTGCCATTTTATGTGGAAGCAAAAACATTGCATCGAGTAAATATGAACTTTAAAAGGATCTCGGTAGGGGAAAAAACATAATCCCACCCTTCATcaaaatgtatatgatatggcaacaacaaaaagaaaagtagggGGGACACTATGCTCTCTCGTCATTGACAATTGCCCCTCCACCTATTCTCGCTGATCTCGTGCCTTCCGTCCATATCCCAAATCCCACATATAAACCCGCTAGATTCAAATCCCCATGAGTGTGCAGATGAATTGACAGTCGAAATAAACAATCAGATCGCATTCATGACATAAGCTCTGGTCTTGGCTCTTCCATGTGCAGCAGGTGAGGTAGAGGAAAGTGGAGGTTGTTGTGTGTTCGATGGTCATCTTcaggatttcttttttttcttttttttttcaagagcttaaTCAAGACAAGAGCTAGGTTCGGTATTCAAATAGAATGGCGACAACCTTTTTGTCTTGAACAAACCCTAAATcgtattattatttattatggAGCCTTTAAGTGGGCTGTTGTATTAAGAAAGTGGCAGAGTTCATCATGTTTCGGCAACTACATCCCAAATGATAATGACATTCAGTACATTAGAAAGATGTAAAGGAGTGGCGAGAAGGAGGGGATACGGATGATGTCCTTTTTTGGGCTGAGTGGAGTTTTGTGCCCTAAAAAAGATGTAAAGGAGTGGCGAGAAGGAGGGGATTCAGTTCTTATTCTTTGATGCCCTCCCTcctcttatctctctctctctctctctcttttctttcttctttttgaagggAATAAAGTTGCTATATACGCCCACAGAGAATTTAACACCCTCCTTTTCTTTGTACAAGAATctactcacaaaaaaaaaggaggaaaaagaaaatttgacatTCGTTGGGTTGTCGAGGGAGCGTGGTGGGCACTAAAACGGATTCGTCGTTATCAACAAACTCCAAGGACGGGCCAATCAAATCTCTTGACAGCCAAGCGAGAAAGCAGTGCATCCATACAAAACAGTAATTGGGATTTTTCTGCATACTCTGTGCTCCTTTTTATTCGAGAGAGACTTGTTTACATTATTGAGTTGAAGAGGACTGTCCAAAATCTCGCCCTCTGGCGTTAAAACAAAATCTTGCGCCGTTTTGCGTGCCAAATTCTTGTATCCCCTATGATCCACCACTAAATATTCTCGTTCCCCATAAAGATCTATGGGATTTTTTTGATGATCTCTCAGTCTCATAGCAGGATGATCAAGTACAACAACACTGGTACCCAATGAATATAATGATGATTTTTGCAACACTGTGGATACGTCTCCCTATTTTCATTTCAACGAGCTCTTgtcacatgacatttttttgttaatttaattatgctGCTTTTATAGGTTTTAAGTTATTATAATATTTGAATGTTGAAAATACTGAGTTAATGATTCTATCTATAGAACTATTAGTTTCtaaaagaaatcactttttaCCTCTCGAAGTACAAATATAATGACCTTTGGATGCCTTACAACAAAGTAACCCTCTTCtatgaatattagaaaatatcggGTACTCTTCATGTAGACATGACATATACCCATAATCATATTTATTGTCATGTAAAGATgtattaaaatcataaaaagaattaatgaattgcaatatttattttaaaaatattggcATCCTTGAATACATTTGTAATTGTAGTTCCAAGCAAATATACAAAGCagttgactttgaattttgtgcTCGGTATgggcaaataaaagaaaaaacagactATATGCTGTAATAGTTATAATTGCGAACAAATATGATAATGGTAATTATCTTCATAAAATATGCTCGACTTACATAGAAATTGGCTACTAATAGACATTAtttatgtttatgtttttttttttttttttgtgctagcAAATGGATGTAGCTACCAAATCTCCAATATATGTTTTCTCTTCAGATTAATCTTTGGCATGACGATATAACTTGGATTAGAACTTTTACACATGGTCTAATCAAGCCtgtaatttttgtttattgggTCCttcaagtatatatatatttttaacatTTGTATCGATTCATCTATCAAAAAGAATTACTTAAAGTGCTGCCAATATGGCACTAAGTTATAGTTAATTGCTTTCATAGCACCACTTGTGATATTAGATGTGGCTATCGAAAACCTTAAATAATAGGaaaagttaaatattttttgaatccTAGGAAGGAGCAAAATGTGAGGAGTTTACCACATGTGCAGTGAAAATCGGAATAGTTAGGGCTCCAAAGATGAAgggaatatatttattttttctgacaagagagagagagagggggagagagagaggagaagaaatggGTGGGATTGGAGCCCTTAAATGCAACACGTTTGGCGCAGCTCAGCTCCGGAACTCCAACCCCAAATGTCCCGTCGCGTCGGTGGTCGCAGCCACTGAGGTCGCCTCATGCGCAGGCTTTGAAACCAACCTTTCGTCGTTGCAGGATAAATCGGCACGTGGCGTATTCTTTGCTCCGGTACAGCACGAGCTCGCGTTCTCTCGGGGCCCTGAAGAAGAGCCCAATACCGACCCGCTTACTGGGCTTTTCTGGGCCAGCCCATGTCTTGTTTTTAAGCCCACCCTCAGTGGGAGTTAGCCTATATAGACGATGCGGTTTTGTTAGTTGATCCAACCCCTAATCCAAATTACCATCAAGGCTTGAACTCAACCGGCACATTTTGGTGTCGAATTGTCCTGATATGAAATCGTGATATGCTCGGCACATCCAACAATCTGGTCACACGAGACCCATTTGATTTAAGGGATGGAATGTACAGGATGTACGTGCACTCAGTCCCCAAAATAAAGTTCATGGAATTCTGGAAGATAGTCATGGGTTATGCTTCCACTGCAACCTGTGCAGACATCGTAGTTTTTCGGTTAAGATGTTAGACCAGCTTGTGTTCATGGGTTCCCAGGAGGGATAAGTGCCGTGGGGGTAGCTTGCTGGATGCGTTCTTTTCGAATTGTGTAAAGACTAGGTTATCATGATTAGTTGAACTGCAACAATTGTGATGTACAGAAGCATTATTCTAACTTCCTTTTCAATATAATGCGAGGTATTGTGGTGACTTGGTATGTGAGGAAGCCTTAGAAATACTACAAAGATGCATTACTCGAATGTAAACTACGAGAAATACTTTTGTTTTCAATCTTTTGAtaagagttttctttttttttttcctggttatGCTCGCAAATCAATTAAAGTGTAGTTTGAGGCTGCTTCTTTGCACTGTCGTTTGAGATATTATATAGGACCCTGGTCAATGACTAAAGTCTGAGCCATAAATTTGTAAAGTTTTGGTAGATAGTATGGAAAAGTACTAGTTATTTCTATAGCCTTTTtagaactaaaaaaaataaaattatatcgCCTTTAATATAAGTTATATATTCCTTGCTAGCTAGTGTTTTTCATCGTGGTTTATCAGTACCAACTTACAAAGCAATTAAGTTCTTTCGTCCTAAAATAAAACAAGTTTGTTTTGATATAAAGTTATTATCAAGTAAATTCCCTAGTACTTTTTATAAGGTTTGGATGAGAACATTTTGTTCTTGTTGAATTGACTAATATAGTGTTTTCCATCCCTTTATCATATTTATAAGTAATCATATCAAGGTTGGAAGATGTGGTATTTTCTGAGTTTTGAATTAGTTTGTCTTTCTCACTTTCACTCCAATTTAACACTAAAGTGATTAAATGAACTACAACATAAAGAGAAAGTAAAGCAAATTGagattatatttttgttttgccatcatatcatatctaattaagataatattacaaaaaagcaagaaaaattgaaaaaaagatacTTGTTTTGGCCTATTAGAACAATTCTATTATCTTTTCAcggaaatgaaaattatattaagaTTAATTGCAATTTAATTAGGGAAAAGTAAAGACTCAAAGTGAATGGAGATTCTTATTTGTCATAAAAGTGAACCgtgtttataatttttctgaCCTATTATTATCATatgtaaggaaaaaaagacaatgaagaaaagataaagggaaagagagattttaaaaaatgtcaaaatggCCATATGTTAGCCTTCTCAAAGTCTACCTTAGTACACAGCCCCGCATATATAATATTAGATTGTGGCACTTAAACTTGCACAAATGCTTCCACAACTATATGTCcaaaaatttttaccaaaaaaaaaaaaaatataagtcCAAAACAAATGGCAAACTTCACATATATATAGAATACACAATCAGCCTTAGAAGTCCTTATGTACAATTCATATACACGTCATTATAGTGACAAAGAATCAAATGCTGGAACCTGCTAAATAGAAAAGAGAGCTCGTTGTTCCATGTTGGCTCATCCTGGAAGTAGTTGAAGTCGCATGGGAGTAGAGGTTTTCTTCATCCACCACGCTTTTGGtctcttcattattttctttaactGTCGAGCTCGGGGGTTAATCTTGGTGAGTTGCTCAGCCACTTCCCTCATTGCTGGCCTCCTCACACCACTTATCACTTCACATCAATCTCAGCAACCATTCCTCCTCTCTCCATTGCATCTTCACTAGCAGGCTTGAAGCTTATGACATTAGATAGTGTCCTATCCTTCACAAAAGAGTTGAAATAAATGATAATACCGATTGACTCTCTAGACTTAGTAACGAAACTTGTAGGCTTCTTTCCGGTGAGTAGCTCCACGAAGACAACTCCAAAACTGTATACATCACTCTTGGCTATTAGTATACCAGTGGTCAAATATTCCGGATCAATGTAGCCCAATGTGCCTTGTATTTCATTAGCTACGACATGACTACGCTTTGGTGATATAAGTACCGAAGTTCCAAAATCAGATATATTTATCGAGTAACTTTGATCCAGTAGTATGTTCACCAACTTGATGTCACCGTGGATGATTGGGGGTTCTACGCAGGAATGCATATACTCTAGTGCAAGAGTAGCTTTGGTAGCTATTTTGAGCTGGTTTTTCCACAACCTTAAGATGGTTGACGCATTCTAATGGATGTCTTGGAAGAGGGTACCATTTGAAATGTATTCGTAAACCAACAAGGGTATCCTAGTCTCCAAACATACGGCATCGAGCTTCACCATGTTTTTGTGGTTTATTTGCATCACAATCTCAAGTTCATGCTGGAAATCCCCCTTTACTAGGGACTTGCGCACATCTTTAGGCTTCTTGATTGCAATCACGGTATCTCTCGCTATTATCCCTCTATAGGCTGAACCAAATCTACCTTTGCCTAACTTATTGACATCATCATAGTGGTTGGTTGCTTTTGTTAGCTCTGCCTTAGTAAAGATTTTAACTCTTTGGTGTTTTAAGAGCACTACTCCATTTTGTCTGAAGTTCTTCTCTTTGCTTCTCCTGCTCCATGTGTCAAGGACGAAGGCACCAATGGTTATCAAGAAGAATGCCGCAATAATAATCACTGCCAAATAATATATGTTACTAGATCAATGATTCAAGCTACTAATCCTCATCTGGTGCACATTAgttcacaaagaaaattaatttcaaacACACAACCCATGTAATCTTTTTTAACACAATTTGCATCCCTCACTATTGTTCAGTTGATTGGTCAATCTCTCAAAAATAAAACTGCCCCTAATTTAATGGCGAATGAGATGGTTTCTATAACAAATTGGTCACACATTATGTATCATGTAACAGTACTTATAAAAGTACACATTTGAAATTTGACACGTGTGATTATAAACTAAATAAGTGATCAAAGGAACCCCATTTAAATGCATACTATCAGTGTGTTCAATAACTTCGGATGTCTTTCCTTGCATGTAGTGAAGAAGGTTTGTAGCAAAACAAAAGATAATGAGAAAGCATTCACCTCACATTGTGAATTTTTTAGCCTACTGTGCAGGATATAATTATCACGATTATATGTCCTCGTCCATCATTTGGAGGGAACCCTATCGCAGACATTTACCCAAACGCGTGTGAATGATGCGTATAATTATAACCTGTCAATCCATGCCACGATTGGAGGAGATTTCTCCAAATCAgcgatgaaagaaaatctagccattttattatttacaaataaataatatcTCTCAAACTTGTTTTAAGTTGGAATGGGCACGAGATGGGGAAGAGGACCACATGCCTCGTCCCAGCCCTTTGAATGAAAACTAGCCCCACCAGAGAATTAATTATATTCTCAAAAAGAACTAATCCTCTTACCAGTTGGCCatttgacacttttttttttctgttatttttataagaaaaagaagtggTTTCATGGGTTGGTTTTATAGTGCCAAACAAGTTCCAGCCTTCACAAATGAATCAATACGGAACAATGTGAAGATGAATTACATGGAAAGCAATTGTACCACATCGCTTACCTAAAGGACTTTCCAAGCTTGTATTTTCTATAAAAGCGAGACTTATAAGTAGAAGGGATTGTTCTTATGggttttataattatttattcctatttttataacaaatatttaaaaaaatatgtatttctTAAAAGCGTATATGTGGCGGATACTGCTAGCAGCCCATTCGAGGTGATGCGCAGCCCCATGGGGCGCAAATTCCCTTAGCCTCGTGCCCATCCTTGGTTTTAAGCACACCACTTCCCCAAATTTTTAGGTATGGAtccgttccttttttttcaacTATTGTTATACAAAGTTTGACATTTAAATATACATGTCTAACTGCATTAACTTTAAATATGTAAGATAgatgagaaaatatattttgatacCCTTGGAGAAACTAATACATCCACTGCAAAATTCCAATTAAAACATGGATTGTTATACCATATTGTACCAGCATAATTCCCAATTAACAagtagtttattttttttttattttttttgtaacggtaataaataaatagaggAAAGGCTAAATGTACAAAACATCAAGGcaccaaaacttgcactcaagatgAGAATTCATTATGAGTGAAAGGATGCCATGATAAAAAGCCGCAACCGTGGCGtccctactcaaggatgaactATACAAAAACAGCAAGCACggcagaaaaaaaaacaaccggCTAAGCACAAACACCTCGGCAAGGGAGAAAAAACCATCTGGCTCCCTCAAAACCTTTCACGGACCCTCGGTGAATATAATGGGATCTTAACAAGTAGTTTATTGGGATCCAATAGTTTCACTTCTAATTATTCTCAACAACTTTATTTGTCTATTTCCACTAGGGTCGTCtaggggtggcaaatgggtgggtcgggtcgtaTATGGGTCGAGTCGAAAATGGATCGACCCATATTTGactcatttaacccgttttgacccatattctCATAGTGTAAATTTAGTGACCCATACTCGACCTATACTCGACCCGACTTGTATTGCTAAAAcgtattaatattctaggaaaacccatttctactatatgctaattggattaaaaattcaaattaaattaaaaatagtaaataaaataaaaaaaaaaaaaaaacctataaattgaaatatttataaaaaccgtaacatgaaatttttttaactaaaattaaaaaaactcatttttatgatttttttattaaagaagtattgttaaaatatttttatgcaatacaaattttttaacaatttttatgcaatacaaatttaatgaaaatttttataattatttttaaatatttttaaaaaaaatcgaatttttaattttttaaatataatttttaattacttttcataaatatatatttttattttttattaataaaattttctttttctctttttttttttttccttcttcgaccggtcgccggccatgatGACGGCGCAATCGACCATAGGTGAGATTgagctcgccggcatcgggcgaggccgaggccccgCTTGGTGCCGGCAAGCTCAAGtcttgctagatccggcgaggctcgagcctcgccgctgTTGGCGAGGTtaagcctcgccggatctcggtgagattcgagctcgccggcgttgggcgaggcttgatgttgccgatttggtgaggccgaggcctcgccgacgttggcgagctcgagcctcgccgccgcgtcgaggccaagcctcgccgatgtGGCGAGACTTGAGCTTGCCGACGaccgggcgaggcttgagctcgcccgtGTCGGGTGGGGCCTCGGCCTCACTAGTTTGGTGAGATCGTGCCCGCCCGATGTCGACAAGCTTGAGTCTCGCCGCCGTCGATGACCTaccggtgagctcgagcctcgcttggcCTATCGCCAGCCATCGCCCTACCGGCCGTCGGctaaggaaagaagaaaaagaaaaaaaaaaaaaaaaaattataattttgattcttttaataaaaaaacatttttacaaaGTTAAAAAAGGCCATGAGTTTAAACTTTAAAGTGGGTTTCCTAACAACCCATTTTgaactatttctttttgtgttttacaTTCTCAGACTCATTTCTAAcatatatttaactttcacttgacccaTTTCCGAGccatatttaattttcacttgaccaatatttatgacccattttgccagctcTAGAGTCGTCAAATGGGTGGTAGGGTTAAATCAAAAATGGTTTGATCCAAATCAACTTATTTATATGCACTACAACCCGacccatattactaaaacatATCCATAATTAGCCTAACATATAAAAGTCCATATCCACTCATTTATAGCCTATTAAAACCCATATTTACGATGCATAAACGTTCAACTTATATTTTTCTACATTTGCTTTactctttctaattttttatgcattgCGATATtgttcttctttaaaaaaaaagaagcttacACAAATCAAAGTAAATATAGTTATTATTGTAATTAATGATTATGAttatttctcaataaaaaaGTAATCACTTGTTTTAAACATATAGAACATATAAACCCCATAAACAATAACAAGCGATGTTGTTCATTTTAATACATATTTTTTCATTACCCCCATGACTAAGCAATCTACAAACAAACATATTGAATGTTTAAAAGCTTAAGCATACATTTCATCTCGCactttgtgtcatttttccaaCATAATCCTCGAGTTTTTCttgacaaatatatatatttttatttgaaaagaggGTCAATTTCATTTCCTTAAGTGCTCCACGTACTCTGTAGCCTATGGAATTCTGTCGTCTTCATCAATTCATAACTTATAAAAATCTTATATATTACTTCCGATCGCAAGAAGACGTTTGGTCATATAGAATTTTAACAATGATAGGATTGCATTGGATAAGATATGGAATCCAAGAATTTTACTATATTCTATGTACTGTTTGGCAAATCGCAGTAATAGAGTCatttatatttacatcatatcatgtatattaTTTAGTATAAAAGGCACATTAGTATAAATGAATCGAAAAGTTGTACaaatggagatggtaaaaatctttGGTGACACTCTTACCcacttcctttttatttgcttttatttttatttttcctctctttttattattttttcccatCCATTCTctaaaagaattaattaaataataaaatgcaCTAATATATCTAAagtactaaaatacctaaaatatttgataactaaaatttctattttaaatttatttataagatagaattaaatttgaatatataaataaaaagattaaatttttaaaaagcgaaattgttgttattatggttattttgaatttcttatattataattcaaatatcaattatattgaaatataattttaattttattaattatagaaatttataatttgagaaaaaaaggtaaGTATAGTacaaatgtcaaaatttttgtatggcgcttactttggtgccaaacTTTTTATTCATTCACTTGAGTACaataaatttggaaaatcaatcacttgagtgccatttCTGATTTGCCCTGTAGGAAAAGCTGACGTGGCTGCCggaaatcatcatcatcaaatttttttcttttctttgtcttttttcctttaggATTGGTGAGGGTCACCAGCCGACCCTTGCCGGCTTCGCCCAaattgggcaagggttgcctcGCCCTTGGTTGCGAAGGCCTTGGGAGAGGCCGTTGAGGCTGTTCTGGGCGGCATCTAGCTTTGGGCAGCCTTGAGTGATGCCATCGAGGGCGAAAGAGGGACGTCGTTGCATCGCAACGGTTGGTGAGGCCTTGATGGCCTCACCTAAGACCTTCGCAATGAGGTCGAGGTAGCCTTTGCCTAGATTTGGCTGCCTTCACTGCAAAGGCCCTGGGTGAGGCCGTCAGGGCCTCGCTGACTGTTGGCAAGATCGCGACGAGCCTTACTTGCTTTGGGCGGCGTCTCTCGTGGCTGCCTAGCTACCGGTGAAGGCCCTTGCAGCCTCGCCTAGATTGGCCACCCTCACCAGGAGGGCCTTAGGCTAGGCTATCGGGGCCTCGCCAATTGTTGGTGAGGCCGCGATGACCCTTGCTTGCTTTGGGCAGCATTGCGCGTGGCCACCAAGTGGCTAGCGAGGGCCCTTGTGACTGAGGGCAAGGCAGCCacggtaaaaagaaaaagaaaaaaaaagcaagatacagatggaaataaaaaaattcaaaaaaaatttaaaagtacaaaaatttCCACATAGGACATAGTGAGCGATTTTACTTt
The window above is part of the Eucalyptus grandis isolate ANBG69807.140 chromosome 6, ASM1654582v1, whole genome shotgun sequence genome. Proteins encoded here:
- the LOC120294390 gene encoding wall-associated receptor kinase 3-like; its protein translation is MSSSTNYNSVGNFSSCGSAFVVNQESFNISDYKLPVPADMRKEVFSRVVLDWVVERDLTCEETQSNRSSYACGANSFCSDFRNVGYRCFREAGYTGNPYASPQSPGCQVIIIAAFFLITIGAFVLDTWSRRSKEKNFRQNGVVLLKHQRVKIFTKAELTKATNHYDDVNKLGKGRFGSAYRGIIARDTVIAIKKPKDVRKSLVKGDFQHELEIVMQINHKNMVKLDALKIATKATLALEYMHSCVEPPIIHGDIKLVNILLDQSYSINISDFGTSVLISPKRSHVVANEIQGTLGYIDPEYLTTGILIAKSDVYSFGVVFVELLTGKKPTSFVTKSRESIGIIIYFNSFVKDRTLSNVISFKPASEDAMERGGMVAEIDVK